AAACCGAAAGCCACAAggccaaaagtaaataaatgctgACAGAGTAAACCAAAGACCAAAGGCTCTTTTTAGAGCCACCCAACCTTTCAAAAAAAGAGCTAAGGCGCTACTTAACTGTTACGAGCCCTTCATTTGACACTTTGGTGGCTCTTAAAAGAGCCTTTGGGGGTGGGACTGGTGTGGTGTCAAGCCCAATCACTTGTTCTTGCCAGGCTTATGACTCTCCGTTTTCTTGGGCAACAAGACAGCCTGGATATTGGGTAAGACGCCACCCTGGGCAATGGTAACACCTCCAAGTAACTTGTTGAGCTCTTCGTCATTTCTCACGGCTAATTGCAAATGGCGAGGGATGATACGCGTCTTCTTGTTGTCTCGAGCGGCGTTACCCGCCAGCTCCAGGATTTCAGCCGTCAGATACTCCAGCACCGCCGCCATGTAGACGGGCGCGCCAGCCCCCACCCGCTCGGCGTAGTTGCCTTTGCGCAGGAGCCGGTGCACTCGGCCCACCGGGAACTGGAGACCAGCGCGAGACGAGCGCGACTTGGCCTTGGCGCGAGCTTT
This portion of the Phyllostomus discolor isolate MPI-MPIP mPhyDis1 chromosome 14, mPhyDis1.pri.v3, whole genome shotgun sequence genome encodes:
- the LOC118498087 gene encoding histone H2A type 2-B, translating into MSARGKQGGKARAKAKSRSSRAGLQFPVGRVHRLLRKGNYAERVGAGAPVYMAAVLEYLTAEILELAGNAARDNKKTRIIPRHLQLAVRNDEELNKLLGGVTIAQGGVLPNIQAVLLPKKTESHKPGKNK